The following are from one region of the Paenibacillus bovis genome:
- a CDS encoding Gfo/Idh/MocA family protein, with product MNNHHNVIQLPVRTDEYLMSLQSGVQPEAPVRLGILGCSGIVPRAVLEPAAHVSAIEIAAAANRTYDKARQMADQYGIPTVYDSLDELLADEQLDAVYIGLSNRLHAPWIRRALAAGKHVLVEKPLCLDPAELDSLEEAARRYGVHLTEGIMIAHHPWQQALRSCIQSSQYGALQRIQTRITIPARDDHAGNYRSQPEQGGGCFWDLGCYWLQFLQAVTGMEQAQFDGQSEFDGPNGCDWTFEAQARLQSGVVAEALFSFEQPYASRHILHFEHATLTINDFFRCNLGFYRIKFKVALLQKGKETGEVHQHVFDPVNYYVNQLRFFSDVVRGHQSNLPFAESAERIRLLSGIHTAARHRIMMPEL from the coding sequence ATGAACAACCACCACAATGTAATCCAGCTGCCGGTACGTACCGATGAATATCTGATGTCGCTTCAATCCGGCGTTCAGCCCGAAGCTCCTGTTCGACTGGGCATTCTGGGATGTTCGGGAATAGTACCTCGTGCTGTACTGGAGCCAGCTGCCCATGTATCTGCTATCGAGATCGCCGCAGCAGCCAATCGAACCTATGACAAAGCCAGGCAAATGGCAGACCAGTACGGGATTCCAACTGTATATGATAGTCTCGATGAACTGCTGGCCGATGAGCAGCTGGATGCGGTCTATATCGGTCTTAGCAATCGTCTGCATGCTCCATGGATTCGAAGGGCACTCGCTGCCGGTAAGCATGTGCTGGTCGAGAAGCCGCTTTGCCTGGACCCGGCAGAGCTGGATAGTCTGGAAGAAGCCGCCCGGCGATACGGTGTTCATCTGACCGAAGGCATTATGATTGCCCATCATCCATGGCAGCAGGCGCTGCGCAGCTGCATACAATCCAGTCAGTATGGAGCGCTGCAGCGTATCCAGACCCGTATTACGATTCCGGCCCGCGATGACCATGCCGGCAATTATCGCAGTCAGCCCGAACAGGGAGGAGGCTGCTTCTGGGATCTGGGCTGTTACTGGCTGCAATTTTTGCAGGCTGTGACAGGGATGGAGCAGGCACAATTTGACGGACAATCCGAATTTGACGGGCCCAATGGCTGTGATTGGACCTTCGAAGCACAGGCAAGACTGCAAAGCGGCGTTGTTGCAGAGGCTCTATTTTCCTTTGAGCAGCCTTATGCGTCCAGGCATATTCTCCATTTTGAACATGCGACGCTGACGATCAACGATTTTTTTCGCTGTAATCTGGGATTTTATAGAATCAAATTCAAGGTTGCTCTGCTGCAAAAGGGAAAAGAGACAGGAGAGGTGCACCAGCATGTATTCGATCCGGTCAATTATTATGTCAATCAGCTGCGCTTTTTCAGTGATGTGGTTCGCGGCCATCAGTCTAATTTGCCGTTTGCCGAATCTGCAGAGCGTATTCGCTTATTGTCCGGTATCCATACAGCAGCCCGCCATCGTATCATGATGCCCGAGCTGTAA
- a CDS encoding 4'-phosphopantetheinyl transferase family protein translates to MITVTGVYVPDLIPEDGMERLREAVSEERKQASLKFYRQQDAQRSLIGEALLLQILRQRYHLSADSVSFAKNAYGKPYLDEYPDIYFNISHAGDWIVCADGTVPVGIDIEQVRPIDFAIAERFFTASEYQLLTKAPPQQQLQLFYTLWTLKESYIKYIGKGLSVPLDSFAIDIADNGTAQLCPPRPDEDSSGSWEDHAGQICYFRKIMVDANYQLAICAAEALGPKPLVMLDWQELLPDA, encoded by the coding sequence TTGATTACTGTTACCGGTGTATATGTGCCCGATCTGATTCCGGAAGATGGCATGGAACGTCTGCGCGAAGCGGTATCCGAGGAAAGAAAGCAAGCTTCCTTGAAGTTCTACAGACAGCAGGATGCCCAGCGCAGTCTGATCGGCGAAGCCCTGCTGCTGCAGATTTTGCGCCAGCGTTATCATCTATCTGCCGATTCGGTGTCTTTTGCCAAAAATGCTTATGGAAAGCCTTATCTGGATGAGTATCCGGATATTTATTTTAATATTTCACATGCTGGAGACTGGATTGTATGCGCGGATGGTACGGTTCCTGTCGGAATCGATATTGAGCAGGTACGTCCGATTGATTTTGCGATTGCCGAGCGTTTTTTTACGGCTTCCGAATATCAGCTGTTAACAAAAGCTCCTCCACAGCAACAGCTTCAATTATTTTACACGTTGTGGACATTGAAAGAAAGCTACATCAAATATATAGGCAAAGGACTTTCTGTTCCACTGGATTCTTTTGCAATAGATATTGCCGATAATGGAACTGCGCAGTTATGTCCGCCGCGTCCGGATGAAGACTCTTCTGGCAGCTGGGAAGATCACGCAGGGCAGATCTGTTATTTCCGCAAAATCATGGTAGATGCCAATTATCAGCTGGCGATCTGTGCTGCCGAAGCGCTCGGTCCCAAGCCGCTGGTGATGCTGGACTGGCAGGAACTGCTGCCGGATGCCTGA